Proteins encoded together in one Kingella oralis window:
- a CDS encoding ATP synthase subunit I: MFKIVGIQLVVTAACSLIAYAVGGFQAALSLCLGGFSYLLPTFFSVLILNFSRSLEWAGLGFILSESLKIILALALMLASFAFYREIRFLPYFIGLLSVSHLVLLLFLRVHRYGK, from the coding sequence ATGTTCAAAATAGTTGGCATCCAATTGGTTGTAACCGCTGCATGCAGCTTGATTGCGTATGCCGTTGGCGGTTTTCAGGCTGCCTTATCCTTGTGTTTGGGCGGTTTTTCTTATTTGCTGCCTACGTTTTTTTCGGTGTTAATTTTAAATTTTTCACGCTCGCTGGAGTGGGCAGGCTTGGGGTTTATCCTGTCGGAAAGTTTAAAAATAATACTGGCGTTGGCTCTAATGTTGGCATCATTCGCGTTCTATCGCGAAATACGGTTTTTGCCCTACTTTATCGGCTTGTTAAGCGTTAGTCATTTGGTTTTATTATTATTTTTGAGAGTTCATCGTTATGGCAAGTGA
- the atpD gene encoding F0F1 ATP synthase subunit beta, protein MSQGKIVQIIGAVVDVEFPRDAIPHIYDALKLVDVDLTLEVQQQLGDGIVRTIAMGATDGLKRGYAVENTGAPITVPVGTATLGRIVDVLGKPVDEAGAIDASHTRAIHQIAPKFDELSSATELLETGIKVIDLLCPFAKGGKVGLFGGAGVGKTVNMMELINNIAKAHSGLSVFAGVGERTREGNDFYHEMKESNVLDKVAMVYGQMNEPPGNRLRVALTGLTMAEYFRDEKDETGKGRDVLFFVDNIYRYTLAGTEVSALLGRMPSAVGYQPTLAEEMGRLQERITSTQTGSITSIQAVYVPADDLTDPSPATTFAHLDATVVLSRDIASLGIYPAVDPLDSTSRQLDPMVLGQEHYDVARGVQATLQKYKELRDIIAILGMDELSDEDKLTVARARKIQRFLSQPFHVAEVFTGSPGKYVSLRDTIAGFKAILNGEYDHLPEQAFYMVGGIEEAVEKAKTLN, encoded by the coding sequence ATGAGCCAAGGCAAAATCGTACAAATTATTGGTGCTGTGGTAGACGTGGAGTTTCCACGCGATGCCATCCCCCATATTTATGATGCGTTGAAACTGGTTGACGTTGATTTGACACTTGAAGTGCAACAGCAACTGGGCGACGGCATCGTGCGGACCATTGCGATGGGCGCAACAGATGGTTTGAAACGTGGTTATGCGGTAGAAAATACGGGCGCGCCTATTACTGTGCCTGTGGGTACTGCCACGTTGGGACGTATTGTGGATGTATTGGGCAAACCGGTGGATGAGGCGGGTGCCATTGATGCGAGCCACACGCGCGCCATTCACCAAATCGCCCCTAAATTTGATGAGCTATCCAGCGCAACAGAATTGTTGGAAACAGGCATCAAAGTGATTGACTTGCTTTGTCCGTTTGCCAAAGGCGGTAAAGTGGGCTTGTTTGGCGGTGCGGGCGTAGGCAAAACCGTTAATATGATGGAATTGATTAACAACATTGCCAAAGCGCATAGTGGTTTGTCTGTATTTGCCGGCGTAGGTGAGCGCACTCGCGAGGGCAATGACTTCTACCACGAGATGAAAGAGTCTAACGTGTTAGACAAAGTGGCGATGGTGTACGGTCAGATGAATGAGCCGCCTGGCAACCGTTTGCGCGTTGCTTTGACTGGTTTGACTATGGCGGAATACTTCCGCGATGAAAAAGACGAAACAGGCAAAGGCCGCGATGTGCTGTTCTTTGTGGACAATATTTATCGCTACACGTTGGCGGGCACCGAAGTATCTGCGCTGCTGGGTCGTATGCCTTCTGCGGTGGGTTATCAGCCTACATTGGCGGAAGAAATGGGTCGTTTGCAAGAACGTATTACCTCCACGCAGACAGGTTCGATTACTTCTATCCAAGCCGTGTATGTTCCCGCCGATGACTTAACCGACCCGTCTCCTGCGACAACTTTCGCCCACTTGGATGCAACGGTTGTGTTGAGCCGTGATATTGCATCTTTGGGTATTTATCCTGCGGTTGACCCCTTGGATTCCACTTCGCGCCAGCTTGACCCCATGGTATTGGGTCAAGAGCATTACGATGTGGCGCGTGGTGTGCAGGCAACGCTGCAAAAATACAAAGAATTGCGCGATATTATCGCCATTTTGGGTATGGATGAGCTGTCTGACGAAGATAAATTGACTGTGGCGCGTGCGCGTAAAATCCAACGCTTCTTGTCTCAACCATTCCACGTTGCCGAAGTGTTTACCGGTTCGCCTGGCAAATATGTTTCTTTGCGCGATACGATTGCTGGCTTTAAGGCCATTCTGAATGGCGAATACGACCACTTGCCTGAACAAGCGTTCTACATGGTGGGCGGTATTGAAGAAGCTGTTGAGAAAGCAAAAACCTTAAATTAA
- a CDS encoding F0F1 ATP synthase subunit delta, with protein sequence MIEYATVARPYAKAVFELAQEKEQFDLWLGGLEQLAWLVQQPKVASLIGSVDLNDSEKALQLVKLLDGCEAVRSAEFKNFINVVAAEKRLAVLPEIFEQYKTLVLARNNTKQAIVYTAYDVKSEGQRAKIISDLEQHFHVGLQATFVTEPELIGGVKVVVGDKILDLSIQGKLQNLYTTLTN encoded by the coding sequence ATGATAGAGTATGCAACTGTTGCTCGTCCTTATGCAAAAGCTGTGTTTGAATTAGCTCAAGAAAAAGAGCAATTTGATCTATGGCTTGGCGGGTTGGAACAACTGGCTTGGCTGGTGCAGCAGCCCAAAGTAGCTAGCTTAATTGGTTCAGTTGATTTAAACGATTCGGAAAAAGCATTGCAACTGGTTAAATTGTTAGACGGTTGCGAAGCGGTGAGAAGTGCCGAGTTTAAAAATTTCATTAATGTGGTCGCGGCTGAGAAGCGCTTGGCTGTGCTGCCTGAAATTTTTGAACAATACAAAACGCTTGTTTTGGCAAGAAACAATACCAAGCAAGCGATTGTTTACACTGCTTATGATGTTAAGAGCGAAGGTCAGCGTGCCAAAATCATTAGTGATTTGGAGCAGCATTTTCATGTTGGTTTGCAAGCCACATTTGTTACCGAACCAGAATTAATTGGTGGGGTGAAAGTGGTTGTGGGCGACAAAATATTAGATTTGTCTATACAGGGTAAATTGCAAAATCTGTATACGACTCTGACAAATTAG
- the atpG gene encoding F0F1 ATP synthase subunit gamma, protein MAVGKEILTKIRSVQNTQKITRAMQMVSTSKMRKTQERMRLARPYADTVRLVMNRLAQTQADHGIKLLEEHKTKQRVGFILITTDKGLCGGLNANVLKKFFAQVQEYQDQGIDVEIVCLGSKGLLACQRIGLNVIASVTNLGDTPKMETMLGALTEIFRRYEQHELDVIHLVSSYFVNTMKQEPHSEILLPIGEAVFNEDDNQQRNWDYHYEPSPVAVLEYLVRRYLESVVYEALSENMAAEQAARMVAMKAATDNAANAIKELRLVYNKSRQAAITTELSEIVAGAAAV, encoded by the coding sequence ATGGCAGTTGGAAAAGAGATTCTTACCAAAATTCGCAGTGTGCAGAATACGCAAAAAATCACACGCGCGATGCAAATGGTATCGACCTCTAAAATGCGGAAGACTCAAGAACGTATGCGCCTTGCGCGTCCCTATGCGGATACCGTCCGCTTGGTGATGAATCGCTTGGCGCAAACGCAAGCGGATCACGGCATCAAACTGTTGGAAGAGCATAAAACTAAACAACGTGTTGGTTTTATTCTGATTACAACAGACAAAGGTTTGTGCGGTGGCTTAAATGCAAATGTTCTGAAAAAATTCTTTGCACAGGTTCAGGAATATCAAGACCAAGGCATTGATGTTGAAATTGTATGCCTAGGCAGCAAAGGCTTGTTGGCTTGCCAACGTATCGGCTTGAATGTGATTGCGAGCGTAACCAATTTGGGCGATACGCCTAAAATGGAAACCATGCTGGGTGCGCTAACGGAGATTTTCCGCCGTTATGAACAGCACGAATTGGATGTTATCCATTTGGTGAGTTCTTATTTTGTGAACACCATGAAGCAAGAGCCGCATTCAGAGATTTTGTTGCCAATTGGTGAAGCTGTGTTTAATGAAGATGATAACCAGCAACGAAACTGGGATTATCACTATGAGCCAAGCCCGGTTGCTGTGTTGGAATATTTGGTTAGACGCTATTTAGAGTCTGTGGTTTATGAGGCATTGAGCGAGAATATGGCGGCAGAACAGGCTGCGCGGATGGTGGCCATGAAAGCTGCTACCGATAATGCAGCCAATGCCATTAAAGAGCTTCGCTTGGTGTACAACAAATCGCGCCAAGCGGCGATTACTACAGAATTGTCAGAAATTGTGGCAGGTGCAGCAGCCGTATAA
- a CDS encoding F0F1 ATP synthase subunit B — MNLNATLIAEVIVFLLLCLFTVKFVWPPIAKALDERADKIAEGLAAAERGKSDFEQAEKKVAELLTEGRNQVSEIVANAEKRAAQIVEDAKAQAITEAASITEQAKTNAEQEINRAREALREQVAALAVKGAESILRREVDEKQHAQMLGALKQEL; from the coding sequence GTGAATTTAAATGCAACCTTAATTGCGGAAGTCATTGTCTTTTTGCTTTTGTGTCTGTTTACCGTCAAATTTGTATGGCCACCTATCGCAAAAGCATTGGATGAACGCGCTGATAAAATCGCAGAAGGCTTGGCTGCTGCCGAGCGCGGAAAAAGCGATTTTGAGCAGGCTGAAAAGAAAGTTGCAGAGCTCTTAACCGAAGGTCGCAATCAAGTTTCTGAAATCGTAGCCAACGCTGAAAAACGCGCTGCGCAAATTGTGGAAGATGCCAAAGCGCAAGCCATAACCGAAGCAGCCAGTATCACCGAGCAAGCAAAAACAAACGCCGAGCAAGAAATTAACCGTGCGCGCGAAGCATTGCGTGAGCAGGTGGCGGCTTTGGCTGTAAAAGGTGCTGAGTCTATTTTGCGTCGCGAAGTGGATGAAAAACAGCATGCTCAAATGTTGGGTGCCTTAAAACAGGAGCTGTAA
- the atpE gene encoding F0F1 ATP synthase subunit C, which translates to MGLIAIACGLIVALGALGASIGIAMVGSKYLESSARQPELIGPLQTKLFLIAGLIDAAFLIGVAIALLFAFVNPFGAA; encoded by the coding sequence ATGGGCTTAATTGCTATCGCATGTGGTTTAATCGTTGCCTTGGGTGCCTTGGGTGCATCAATTGGTATCGCTATGGTGGGTTCTAAATATTTGGAATCTTCTGCGCGCCAGCCTGAATTGATTGGTCCATTGCAAACCAAATTGTTCTTGATTGCGGGTTTGATTGATGCTGCATTCTTGATTGGTGTTGCGATTGCCTTGTTGTTTGCCTTTGTTAATCCTTTCGGTGCTGCATAA
- the atpB gene encoding F0F1 ATP synthase subunit A translates to MASESMTAADYIKHHLQNLTSLSDVTEGQGLKNIADFSFINIDSLFFSILLGVVGSYLLYRAAQRATSGVPGRFQAAVEILFEFVDDMCKSIIPNEESRKVVAPVGLTLFVWIFLMNAMDMLPVDALPRAFQGMTAEHHALLRVVPTADLNVTLAIAIGVLLMCIYYSIKIKTLRGWGHELVSAPFGAKLAPANLLLNIMEFLSKTVSHGMRLFGNMYAGELVFLLIALLGGAWASTGSVSLIDPVLFVFHIIAGLAWAIFHILVITLQAFIFMALAFVYIGQAHDHH, encoded by the coding sequence ATGGCAAGTGAATCTATGACCGCTGCCGATTACATCAAGCACCACTTACAAAACTTAACAAGTTTGTCTGATGTAACCGAAGGGCAAGGGCTAAAAAATATCGCCGACTTCTCGTTTATCAATATTGATTCGCTGTTTTTCTCTATTCTTTTGGGCGTGGTGGGCAGTTATCTGCTTTATCGCGCTGCGCAACGTGCCACATCAGGTGTGCCAGGACGTTTTCAGGCTGCCGTAGAAATTCTGTTTGAATTTGTGGACGATATGTGCAAAAGCATCATCCCCAATGAAGAATCGCGCAAAGTTGTCGCTCCTGTGGGTTTAACGCTATTCGTGTGGATTTTCCTGATGAACGCCATGGATATGCTGCCTGTGGATGCGTTACCGCGTGCGTTTCAGGGCATGACCGCCGAACATCACGCGCTATTACGCGTTGTGCCTACCGCAGATTTAAACGTTACTTTGGCAATCGCCATCGGCGTTTTGCTGATGTGCATCTATTACAGCATCAAAATCAAAACATTGCGTGGCTGGGGGCATGAATTGGTTTCTGCACCATTTGGTGCGAAACTTGCGCCCGCCAATTTGCTGTTAAATATCATGGAATTTTTGTCTAAAACTGTTTCGCATGGCATGCGGTTGTTTGGCAATATGTATGCGGGCGAATTGGTGTTCTTGCTGATTGCGTTGCTGGGCGGTGCTTGGGCATCAACGGGCAGCGTGAGTTTGATTGACCCTGTGTTGTTCGTGTTCCATATTATTGCGGGCTTGGCATGGGCAATCTTCCATATTCTTGTGATTACCTTGCAGGCATTTATTTTTATGGCGTTGGCTTTTGTCTATATTGGGCAGGCGCACGACCATCATTAA
- the atpA gene encoding F0F1 ATP synthase subunit alpha — MQINPAEISDLLKAKIEKLNTRAEEKTRGTVISVTDGIVRVYGLSDVMQGEMLEFPSNTFGLAMNLERDSVGAVVLGEYEHIKEGDEVKCTGRILEVPIGRELVGRVVNALGQPIDGKGPINATLTAPIEKIAPGVIARKSVDQPMQTGLKAIDSMVPIGRGQRELIIGDRQTGKTAVALDAIVNQKDTGVICIYVAVGQKASSVANVVRQLEQHGAMEHTIVVAATASEAAALQYIAPYSGCTMGEYFRDRGEDALIVYDDLSKQAVAYRQISLLLRRPPGREAYPGDVFYLHSRLLERAARINADEVEKLTNGEVKGKTGSLTALPIIETQAGDVSAFVPTNVISITDGQIFLETDLFNSGIRPAINAGISVSRVGGAAQTKVIKKLGGGIRLALAQYRELAAFAQFASDLDEATRKQLQHGEVVTELMKQKQFNTLSTAEMALTLWAINNGSYSDVPVNKALAFEAEFLNYVRTQHPDTLNTINESGALSNESEQVLEGAMKTFKTSYSYAA, encoded by the coding sequence ATGCAGATTAATCCTGCTGAAATCAGCGATTTGCTGAAGGCTAAAATTGAAAAATTGAACACGCGTGCCGAAGAAAAAACGCGTGGTACAGTTATTTCGGTTACTGACGGTATCGTGCGTGTTTATGGCTTGTCTGATGTGATGCAAGGGGAAATGTTGGAGTTCCCCAGTAATACATTTGGTTTGGCGATGAACTTGGAGCGCGATTCGGTTGGTGCTGTGGTGCTGGGCGAATATGAGCATATCAAAGAAGGCGACGAAGTCAAATGCACCGGTCGTATCTTGGAAGTGCCAATTGGTCGCGAGTTGGTTGGTCGCGTTGTGAACGCATTGGGTCAGCCAATTGATGGTAAAGGTCCAATCAATGCAACATTAACTGCGCCGATTGAGAAAATTGCACCGGGCGTGATTGCGCGCAAATCTGTTGATCAACCTATGCAAACAGGTTTGAAAGCAATTGACTCCATGGTGCCGATTGGTCGCGGTCAGCGTGAATTGATTATTGGCGACCGTCAAACAGGTAAGACAGCCGTTGCGCTAGACGCGATTGTGAACCAAAAAGATACGGGTGTGATTTGTATTTATGTGGCAGTGGGGCAAAAAGCATCTTCTGTTGCTAACGTTGTGCGTCAGTTAGAACAACATGGCGCAATGGAACACACCATTGTTGTGGCAGCTACGGCATCAGAAGCTGCAGCATTGCAATACATTGCGCCTTATTCAGGCTGCACCATGGGTGAATACTTCCGCGACCGTGGTGAGGATGCCTTGATTGTTTATGATGATTTGTCTAAACAAGCGGTTGCTTATCGTCAAATCTCCCTGTTGTTGCGTCGTCCGCCTGGTCGCGAAGCATATCCCGGCGATGTATTCTATTTGCACTCTCGCCTGCTAGAACGTGCTGCGCGTATCAATGCAGACGAGGTTGAAAAGCTAACCAATGGAGAAGTAAAAGGTAAAACAGGTTCTTTGACTGCCTTGCCTATTATTGAAACACAAGCGGGCGACGTGTCTGCATTTGTGCCGACTAACGTTATCTCCATTACCGATGGCCAGATTTTCTTGGAAACTGACTTGTTTAACTCAGGTATCCGTCCTGCTATCAACGCCGGTATTTCGGTATCCCGTGTGGGTGGTGCAGCACAAACCAAAGTTATCAAAAAACTGGGTGGTGGTATTCGTTTGGCATTGGCTCAATATCGTGAGCTGGCAGCGTTTGCTCAATTTGCCTCTGACTTGGATGAAGCTACACGCAAACAATTGCAACACGGTGAAGTGGTTACTGAATTGATGAAACAAAAACAATTCAACACTTTGAGCACTGCTGAAATGGCTTTGACTTTATGGGCAATCAACAACGGCTCGTATTCAGACGTTCCTGTTAACAAAGCATTGGCTTTTGAGGCTGAGTTTTTGAATTATGTTCGCACGCAACATCCTGATACATTGAATACAATCAATGAATCAGGCGCATTGTCCAATGAAAGCGAACAAGTTTTGGAAGGGGCAATGAAAACTTTCAAAACATCATATAGCTATGCAGCCTGA
- the secA gene encoding preprotein translocase subunit SecA: protein MLTKIAKKIFGSRNDRLLKHYRKIVAKINSLEAETKALSDEQLQAKTAEFKHRLANGETLDDILPEAFAVCREASVRVLGMRHFDVQLIGGMVLHDGKIAEMRTGEGKTLVGTLPVYLNALSGKGAHVVTVNDYLAERDAGIMRPLYNFLGLSVGVILSNMDSFHRQQAYGSDITYGTNNEFGFDYLRDNMVDDIYNKVQRELNFAVVDEVDSILIDEARTPLIISGQANDNVELYQIMNQVPAHLTPQEKEDSPEGDYWVDEKNMQVVLSEQGHEHAEQILTQLGLLQENESLYASNNIMLMHHLMAALRAHTLFHRDQHYVVKPNEEGQPEIVIVDEHTGRLMDGRRWSDGLHQAVEAKEGVEVQKENQTLASITFQNYFRLYTKLSGMTGTADTEAYEFQSIYGLETVIIPTNKPIQRKDFNDQIFRTAEEKYEAVVKDIKDCYERGQPVLVGTTTIENSELVSHLLKREGLPHNVLNAKEHEREALIVAQAGKPKMITVATNMAGRGTDIVLGGNVQHQADAIRADESLTDEQKQAQIQALEDSWEAGHQAVVDAGGLHIIGTERHESRRIDNQLRGRAGRQGDPGSSRFYLSFEDPLLRLFALDRAAAILNRLAPEPGVAIEANILTRQIENAQRKVEGRNFDMRKQVLEYDDVANDQRRVLYHQRNEILGNKDISEMLQEWRATVIGGIVDMYMPADSMEEQWDIPAMMAKLAGEFNVHVDVSGWLKEDNTLENEEVKERVLAQVDAEYQAKKDLVGDEVFSNFERSVVLQVVDTQWREHLAAMDYLRQGIGLRGYAQKDPKQEYKREAFAMFQNLWNNIQYNATSILVSAQIQPHQPEPETIRQPENAAPQAWSNVENGAFDPANPTEEDKQFFPDALEARGIAVHRNDPCPCGSGLKYKQCHGRLV from the coding sequence ATGCTAACCAAAATCGCCAAAAAAATCTTCGGTAGCCGCAACGACCGATTGCTCAAACACTACCGAAAAATCGTCGCCAAAATTAACAGCTTGGAAGCAGAAACCAAAGCGCTAAGCGACGAGCAACTGCAAGCCAAAACCGCAGAATTCAAACACCGCCTTGCCAATGGTGAAACGCTTGACGACATCCTGCCCGAAGCATTCGCCGTGTGCCGCGAAGCCTCCGTGCGCGTGCTGGGCATGCGCCATTTTGACGTTCAGCTCATCGGAGGCATGGTGCTGCACGACGGCAAAATCGCCGAAATGCGCACAGGTGAAGGCAAAACCCTCGTCGGCACGCTTCCCGTTTATCTCAACGCCCTGTCGGGCAAAGGCGCGCACGTTGTAACCGTGAACGACTACCTTGCCGAGCGCGACGCAGGCATCATGCGCCCGCTCTACAACTTCCTCGGATTGAGCGTGGGCGTTATTCTGAGCAATATGGATTCATTCCACCGCCAACAAGCCTACGGCAGCGACATCACCTACGGCACGAACAACGAATTCGGCTTTGACTACCTGCGCGACAACATGGTGGACGACATCTACAACAAAGTCCAACGCGAGCTCAACTTCGCCGTGGTGGACGAAGTGGACAGCATCCTGATTGACGAAGCGCGCACGCCGCTGATTATTTCGGGGCAGGCCAACGACAACGTTGAGCTGTACCAAATCATGAACCAAGTGCCCGCTCATCTCACGCCGCAAGAAAAAGAAGACAGCCCCGAAGGCGACTATTGGGTGGACGAGAAAAATATGCAAGTGGTGCTGTCCGAGCAAGGGCACGAACACGCCGAGCAAATCTTGACGCAACTGGGCTTGCTGCAAGAAAACGAATCGCTTTACGCCTCAAACAACATCATGCTGATGCATCATCTGATGGCGGCATTGCGCGCCCACACGCTCTTCCATCGTGATCAACATTATGTAGTGAAACCCAACGAAGAAGGGCAGCCTGAAATCGTGATTGTGGACGAACACACAGGACGCTTGATGGACGGGCGGCGCTGGTCAGACGGCTTGCACCAAGCGGTAGAGGCCAAAGAAGGCGTGGAAGTGCAAAAGGAAAACCAAACCCTTGCTAGCATCACCTTCCAAAACTACTTCCGCCTATACACCAAACTATCGGGCATGACTGGCACGGCAGACACCGAAGCCTACGAATTCCAATCCATCTACGGCTTGGAAACCGTCATCATCCCCACCAACAAGCCCATCCAACGCAAAGACTTCAACGACCAAATCTTCCGCACCGCCGAAGAAAAATACGAAGCCGTTGTCAAAGACATCAAAGACTGCTACGAGCGCGGGCAGCCCGTGTTGGTGGGCACGACCACAATTGAAAACTCCGAACTCGTGTCGCATTTGCTCAAACGCGAAGGCTTGCCGCACAACGTATTGAACGCCAAAGAACACGAGCGCGAAGCCCTGATTGTCGCCCAAGCAGGCAAACCCAAAATGATTACCGTCGCCACCAACATGGCAGGTCGCGGTACAGACATCGTGTTGGGCGGCAACGTGCAACACCAAGCCGATGCCATCCGCGCCGACGAATCGCTTACAGACGAGCAAAAACAAGCGCAAATTCAAGCCTTGGAAGACTCGTGGGAAGCCGGACACCAAGCCGTGGTGGACGCAGGCGGCTTGCACATCATCGGCACGGAACGCCACGAAAGCCGCCGTATCGACAACCAGCTGCGCGGACGCGCCGGGCGGCAAGGCGACCCGGGTTCAAGCCGCTTCTACCTGTCGTTTGAAGACCCGCTATTGCGCCTGTTTGCGCTTGACCGCGCCGCCGCCATCCTCAATCGCCTTGCGCCCGAACCGGGCGTGGCGATTGAAGCCAACATTTTGACGCGCCAAATTGAAAACGCCCAACGCAAAGTGGAAGGGCGCAACTTTGATATGCGTAAACAAGTGTTGGAATACGACGATGTTGCCAACGACCAACGCCGCGTGCTGTACCATCAACGCAACGAGATTCTGGGCAACAAAGACATCAGCGAAATGCTGCAAGAATGGCGCGCCACCGTGATTGGCGGCATCGTGGATATGTACATGCCCGCCGACAGCATGGAAGAGCAATGGGACATCCCCGCCATGATGGCGAAATTGGCAGGCGAGTTTAACGTTCATGTGGACGTTTCAGGCTGGCTCAAAGAAGACAACACGCTGGAAAACGAAGAGGTGAAAGAGCGCGTGTTGGCGCAAGTGGATGCTGAATACCAAGCCAAAAAAGACTTGGTGGGCGATGAAGTGTTTAGCAACTTCGAGCGCAGCGTTGTGTTGCAAGTGGTGGATACGCAATGGCGCGAGCACCTTGCCGCCATGGATTACTTACGCCAAGGCATCGGCTTGCGCGGCTACGCGCAAAAAGACCCGAAACAGGAATACAAGCGCGAAGCCTTTGCCATGTTCCAAAACCTGTGGAACAACATCCAATACAACGCCACATCCATTTTGGTGAGCGCACAAATCCAACCGCACCAACCCGAGCCAGAAACCATCAGGCAGCCTGAAAACGCTGCGCCCCAAGCATGGTCAAACGTGGAAAATGGTGCATTTGACCCCGCCAACCCCACCGAAGAAGACAAACAATTCTTCCCCGATGCGCTTGAAGCGCGTGGCATCGCCGTCCATCGCAACGACCCTTGCCCTTGCGGCAGCGGCTTGAAATACAAGCAATGCCATGGGCGGTTGGTATAA
- the ppk2 gene encoding polyphosphate kinase 2 encodes MPASHQLQPFEQVDLGDKKDSLKVFEEAVMKYRGAVSQEDSDRAPLPADYPYDERMSRRVYEAEKEKLQIELLKVQSWVKDSGQRVVSLFEGRDAAGKGGTIKRFMEHLNPRGARIVALEKPTEVERGQWYFQRYIQNLPTAGEMVFFDRSWYNRAGVERVMGFCTPQEYLLFMRQTPELERMLIDSGVHLFKFWFSVSREEQLRRFVSRYSDPLKHWKLSPVDVQSLDRWDAYTEAKNAMFFHTHNKNSPWVIIKSDDKKRARLNCIRYFLYALDYPNKDWDAIGELDEHLVMQPDMNAVAQERG; translated from the coding sequence ATGCCTGCTAGTCATCAATTGCAGCCGTTTGAGCAAGTGGATTTGGGGGATAAGAAAGATAGTTTGAAAGTGTTTGAAGAGGCAGTAATGAAATATCGCGGGGCGGTGTCGCAAGAGGATAGCGACCGCGCGCCTTTGCCTGCGGATTATCCTTATGATGAGCGGATGAGCCGTCGGGTGTATGAAGCGGAAAAGGAGAAATTGCAGATTGAGCTGCTGAAAGTGCAAAGCTGGGTGAAAGACAGCGGGCAGCGGGTTGTGAGCTTGTTTGAAGGACGCGATGCGGCGGGCAAAGGCGGGACGATTAAGCGTTTTATGGAACATTTGAACCCGCGTGGCGCACGGATTGTGGCATTGGAAAAGCCCACAGAGGTGGAGCGCGGGCAATGGTATTTTCAGCGTTATATTCAAAATTTGCCCACGGCGGGCGAGATGGTGTTTTTTGACCGCTCTTGGTACAACCGCGCGGGGGTGGAGCGTGTGATGGGATTTTGCACGCCGCAGGAATATTTGTTGTTTATGCGCCAAACGCCTGAATTGGAGCGGATGCTGATTGATAGCGGCGTGCACCTGTTTAAATTTTGGTTTTCGGTGTCGCGCGAGGAGCAGCTGCGGCGGTTTGTGTCGCGCTATTCCGACCCGTTGAAGCATTGGAAATTGTCGCCCGTGGACGTGCAATCGCTTGACCGCTGGGATGCTTACACGGAAGCGAAAAACGCAATGTTTTTCCACACGCATAACAAAAATTCGCCGTGGGTGATTATTAAATCGGACGACAAAAAACGAGCGCGGCTTAACTGCATTCGCTACTTCTTATATGCGTTGGATTATCCAAACAAGGATTGGGACGCGATTGGCGAGCTGGATGAACATTTGGTGATGCAGCCCGATATGAACGCGGTGGCGCAAGAGCGTGGGTAG
- a CDS encoding F0F1 ATP synthase subunit epsilon has protein sequence MSVMRVEVVSNEEHIYSGEASFVVVPTVSGELGIYPRHEPIMSLVRPGALRLTVPDSNEEVLVAVSGGILEVQPDKVMVLADIAVRSTELDTARAEEAKRAAQERLAHAKQSNDDEAQAKAHAALAVAIAELKTLDYLRIHKD, from the coding sequence ATGAGTGTCATGCGCGTAGAAGTAGTCAGCAACGAAGAGCACATCTACTCCGGCGAAGCCAGCTTTGTGGTTGTGCCAACCGTGAGCGGCGAGCTTGGCATTTATCCGCGACACGAGCCAATCATGAGCTTGGTTCGCCCAGGTGCTTTGCGTTTAACCGTGCCTGATTCTAATGAAGAAGTGTTGGTTGCCGTGTCGGGCGGAATCTTGGAAGTGCAGCCCGATAAAGTGATGGTGCTGGCGGATATTGCTGTGCGCAGTACCGAGCTGGATACGGCGCGCGCCGAAGAGGCGAAACGTGCGGCGCAAGAACGGTTGGCTCATGCGAAACAGTCTAATGACGATGAAGCACAAGCCAAAGCACATGCGGCATTAGCGGTTGCTATTGCGGAATTGAAAACGTTGGATTATTTGCGAATACATAAAGATTAA